The following are encoded together in the Octopus sinensis linkage group LG15, ASM634580v1, whole genome shotgun sequence genome:
- the LOC115219723 gene encoding nucleolar protein dao-5 isoform X1 — protein MAKPEVDLNVLVYEFLKEKNKETADLFRKRFNIPVSKSSATNLNDIYHYWKTSAPGNKRKLSANAIGSASKRAKKDSSSSDSSSSEDTKPQTKKSLTEKPKPVPPKTAAKRPRKSSSSSSSSSSSDESKKKSVQNKKIPKTNSKSITKKQASSSSSSSSSDSDTKDKSKTQAVKVTAKKPPVKPTATKQKASQDTESSSEDSDSDSEDETVQTKSTSKQTPAIVAGAKKPSAPKAKAKSSSSSDSESDSSEDTKKTAPKSATASKPPGKPPVTSKISVKPAATSKAPGKAVAPESSSSDSDSDSSEDEPKKATQKPAVKPVATAKAPAKPTVTSKTPGKAAAASSSSDSDSDSSEDEPKKTTQKPAAKTAATSKAPIKTPGAIKTPVKTVAESSSDSDSDSSEDEPKKTTQKPAAKTASTSKTPIKTPGAIKTPVKTVAESSSDSDSDSSEDEPKKTTQKPAAKTASTSKTPIKTPGAIKTPVKTVAESSSDSDSDSSEDEPKETTSKAVVKTVATAKPPVKAAVASKTPVKAAAADSSSDSDSDSSDDEVKIVPQKSTAKTAATLKTPGNAPVASKPPAKSTAAKSSSSDSDSDSSEDEPKKATGKPTANAAVASKTPVKTAAATKAPAKATAGDSSSSDSDSDSSDDEPKKTAQTPSAKATTAASKTPVKAAESSSDSDSDSSDDEPQKTTTKPTAKTPAISKTPGKAVVASKTPGKAAVASKPPGKSAVASKPPGKSAVASKPPGKAVVASKTAKKTETESSSDSDSDSSDDEVKTVPQKSTAKTAATLKTPIKTAVASKPPAKSTAAKSSSSDSDSDSSEDEPKKATGKPTANAAVASKTPVKTAAATKAPAKATTAGDSSSSDSDSDSSDDEPKKTAQMPSAKAAAATATSKPPVKAAENSSSSDSDSDSSDEPKKTAVTSKSPVKAAAATKTPTKPAVASKTPTKPAVASKTPGKAAASDSSSDSDSDSSEDEPKKATQKPAAKTTAVAKSPVKVASKISGKVAESSSDSDSDSSEDEPKKTTQKPPAKGGVASKSPAKTGPSTKATAADSSSSDSDSDSSSEDEQKKTAQKPSAKTVPTSKSPVKAAVASKVPKAAASSDSSSSDSDSDSSEDNKPKKAPVSQTVKLSLKSKPMAAKAASSTSRSPSSEDEATTKVGAVKSPFTSKLPVASKSSQSPTSKSEKSCSDTNSYHKSDSSDSDSSSVVEIVTKNVPSQNPPVSAISSHTSESLQNKITSKHKGLSNEPSNSKSVSSETNSSSGEDDNDIPISQKHTPVSVLRTLTNSEDKTLEQKKELNKSSLENTNDISIKTLLFQSTPISKNVNVQDSSSDSNSSSEEDSKKCSLSKNIPSQLKKASAMQNGKISSGSSNSPEITVIEDSQIALETSGLASKKDSSSSSDDSDSSSDNDPIPPSQTPNAVLQLSNGMLQPNTPSVTPVSHKKTPVNGMHKSTPFRRVISENIEIDPRLRDNSFEAKRGASGSWGAKANDKLKFTRGKGFRQQKTKNKRGSYKGGQIDMTVNSIKFD, from the exons ctCTGCTCCAGGTAACAAACGAAAACTCAGTGCCAATGCAATTGGTTCGGCTTCAAAGAGGGCTAAGAAAGACTCCAGCTCATCAGATTCCAG ttCTAGTGAGGACACAAAACCACAAACTAAGAAATCCTTGACAGAGAAGCCAAAACCTGTGCCACCTAAAACAGCTGCAAAACGACCCCGAAAAtcaagcagcagtagtagtagcagcagcagctctgATGAATCAAAGAAGAAATCAGTTCAGAATAAAAAGATCCCTAAAACTAACTCCAAGTCTATTACTAAAAAACAAGCTagttcctcctcatcatcatcctcttcagaCAGTGATACAAAAGACAAAAGCAAGACTCAGGCAGTAAAAGTGACAGCTAAAAAACCCCCTGTGAAACCAACAGCTACCAAGCAAAAAGCATCTCAAGACACAGAATCCTCTTCAGAAGATTCCGACAGTGATTCTGAAGATGAAACAGTTCAAACTAAATCTACATCCAAACAAACGCCTGCAATTGTTGCCGGTGCAAAGAAGCCAAGCGCACCAAAAGCTAAGGCAAAATCTTCATCCTCTTCAGATTCAGAGAGTGATTCTTCAGAAGATACAAAGAAAACTGCACCGAAGTCAGCAACTGCTTCAAAACCACCAGGAAAGCCACCAGTTACTTCAAAAATATCGGTAAAGCCAGCAGCTACTTCAAAAGCGCCAGGGAAAGCAGTGGCACCAGAATCATCATCTTCTGATTCTGATAGTGATTCCTCAGAGGATGAACCAAAGAAGGCAACACAGAAGCCTGCTGTCAAGCCAGTTGCCACTGCAAAAGCACCGGCAAAGCCAACTGTTACTTCAAAAACTCCAGGTAAAGCAGCAGCAGCGTCAAGCTCATCTGATTCGGACAGTGATTCTTCGGAAGATGAACCAAAGAAGACCACACAGAAACCAGCTGCCAAGACAGCAGCTACTTCAAAAGCGCCAATTAAAACACCTGGCGCTATTAAAACTCCAGTAAAAACAGTAGCAGAATCATCTTCTGATTCGGACAGTGATTCTTCGGAAGATGAACCAAAGAAGACCACGCAGAAACCAGCTGCCAAGACAGCATCTACTTCAAAAACGCCAATTAAAACACCTGGCGCTATTAAAACTCCAGTAAAAACAGTAGCAGAATCCTCTTCTGATTCAGACAGTGATTCTTCGGAAGATGAACCAAAGAAGACCACACAGAAACCAGCTGCCAAGACAGCATCTACTTCAAAAACGCCAATTAAAACACCTGGCGCTATTAAAACTCCAGTAAAAACAGTAGCAGAATCCTCTTCTGATTCGGACAGTGATTCCTCAGAGGATGAACCGAAGGAGACCACATCAAAAGCAGTTGTCAAAACAGTGGCTACTGCAAAACCACCAGTAAAGGCAGCCGTTGCTTCTAAAACCCCAGTAAAAGCAGCCGCTGCTGACTCCTCTTCTGATTCGGACAGTGATTCATCAGATGATGAGGTGAAAATAGTCCCTCAGAAGTCCACTGCCAAAACAGCAGCCACTTTAAAAACACCGGGAAACGCACCTGTTGCTTCAAAGCCACCGGCAAAATCCACAGCAGCAAAATCTTCATCCTCCGACTCGGACAGTGACTCCTCAGAAGATGAGCCAAAGAAAGCTACTGGAAAGCCCACTGCCAATGCTGCAGTTGCTTCAAAAACTCCagttaaaactgctgctgctacaaaagCTCCGGCAAAAGCAACAGCAGGAGACTCCTCATCTTCTGACTCAGACAGTGATTCCTCTGATGATGAGCCGAAGAAAACCGCCCAGACGCCTTCTGCCAAAGCAACAACAGCTGCTTCAAAAACCCCAGTAAAGGCAGCGGAAAGTTCATCTGACTCAGACAGTGATTCCTCAGATGATGAGCCACAGAAAACCACTACAAAACCCACAGCCAAAACACCAGCTATTTCAAAAACCCCAGGAAAAGCTGTAGTTGCTTCAAAAACCCCAGGAAAAGCTGCAGTTGCTTCAAAACCCCCAGGAAAATCTGCAGTTGCTTCAAAACCCCCAGGAAAATCTGCAGTTGCTTCAAAACCCCCAGGAAAAGCTGTAGTAGCTTCAAAAACCGCAAAAAAGACTGAAACTGAGTCATCATCTGACTCTGATAGTGATTCATCAGATGATGAGGTGAAAACAGTCCCTCAGAAGTCCACTGCCAAAACAGCAGCCACTTTAAAAACCCCAATTAAAACAGCAGTTGCTTCAAAGCCACCGGCAAAATCCACAGCAGCAAAATCTTCATCCTCCGACTCGGACAGTGACTCCTCAGAAGATGAGCCAAAGAAAGCTACTGGAAAGCCCACTGCCAATGCTGCAGTTGCTTCAAAAACTCCagttaaaactgctgctgctacaaaagctccagcaaaagcaacaacagcaggagATTCCTCATCTTCTGACTCAGACAGTGATTCCTCTGACGATGAGCCGAAGAAAACCGCCCAGATGCCTTCTgccaaagcagcagcagcaacagctacTTCAAAGCCACcagtaaaagcagcagaaaactcTTCATCTTCTGACTCAGACAGTGACTCTTCAGATGAGCCAAAGAAAACAGCAGTTACTTCAAAATCTCCAGTTAAAGCAGCAGCCGCCACAAAAACACCCACAAAGCCAGCAGTTGCTTCAAAGACCCCCACAAAGCCAGCAGTTGCTTCAAAGACCCCAGGAAAAGCAGCAGCCTCAGACTCATCTTCTGATTCAGACAGTGATTCCTCAGAAGATGAACCAAAGAAAGCCACACAGAAACCTGCAGCCAAAACAACAGCAGTTGCAAAATCGCCGGTAAAAGTTGCTTCGAAAATTTCAGGAAAAGTTGCAGAATCATCTTCTGACTCAGACAGTGATTCCTCAGAAGATGAACCaaagaaaacaacacaaaaacctCCTGCTAAAGGTGGAGTTGCTTCGAAATCCCCAGCTAAAACTGGTCCCTCTACAAAAGCCACGGCGGCTGATTCCTCATCTTCTGACTCAGACAGTGATTCCTCATCAGAAGACGAGCAAAAGAAAACTGCACAAAAGCCCAGTGCAAAAACAGTGCCCACTTCAAAATCGCCTGTGAAAGCAGCAGTTGCTTCAAAAGTCCCAAAGGCTGCAGCTTCATCAGACTCTTCGTCTTCTGACTCAGACAGTGATTCTTCAGAGGATAACAAACCCAAGAAAGCTCCAGTGTCCCAGACTGTCAAGCTTTCGCTAAAGAGTAAGCCCATGGCTGCTAAGGCAGCATCTTCTACATCTCGTAGCCCTTCATCTGAAGATGAAGCTACCACAAAAGTAGGTGCTGTAAAATCTCCCTTTACCTCTAAGTTGCCAGTTGCTTCAAAGTCCTCTCAGTCTCCAACTTCTAAATCTGAAAAAAGCTGTTCAGACACAAATTCTTACCATAAATCAGACAGTTCAGACAGTGATTCTTCTTCGGTAGTTGAAATAGTAACAAAAAATGTTCCAAGCCAAAATCCTCCTGTTAGTGCTATTTCTTCTCACACCTCAGAAtctcttcaaaataaaataacatctAAACACAAAGGTTTGTCGAATGAGCCAAGCAACTCAAAATCAGTTTCTTCTGAAACAAATTCCAGTTCTGGTGAGGATGATAATGACATTCCTATAAGTCAAAAACACACTCCGGTGTCAGTGCTTAGAACTTTGACCAATTCAGAAGATAAAACGttggaacaaaagaaagaactgaACAAAAGTAGTTTAGAAAATACTAATGATATATCTATCAAAACTCTATTATTTCAATCCACTCCCATATCTAAGAATGTCAATGTGCAAGACAGCAGCTCAGACAGTAATTCTAGTTCAGAGGAAGATTCTAAAAAGTGTTCACTAAGTAAAAACATACCCAGTCAGCTTAAGAAAGCTTCAGCGATGCAAAATGGTAAGATTAGTTCTGGAAGTAGTAATTCTCCTGAGATAACAGTTATTGAGGATTCTCAAATTGCATTGGAGACATCTGGGTTAGCAAGTAAGAAGGATTCTTCTAGCAGTAGTGATGATTCTGATTCTTCATCGGACAACGATCCCATTCCGCCATCTCAAACCCCAAATGCCGTACTACAGCTGAGTAACGGCATGTTGCAACCGAATACTCCATCAGTGACCCCTGTGTCTCATAAAAAAACACCTGTTAACGGTATG CATAAATCAACTCCTTTCCGGCGAGTGATATCTGAGAATATAGAAATTGATCCTAGACTTCGAGACAATTCCTTTGAAGCAAAG aGAGGCGCCTCTGGATCCTGGGGAGCGAAAGCCAATGACAAGCTGAAATTCACTCGTGGTAAAGGTTTCCGCCAACAAAAGACCAAGAACAAACGGGGTAGTTACAAAGGTGGCCAAATTGACATGACTGTCAATTCTATAAAATTTGACTAA
- the LOC115219723 gene encoding nucleolar protein dao-5 isoform X5: MAKPEVDLNVLVYEFLKEKNKETADLFRKRFNIPVSKSSATNLNDIYHYWKTSAPGNKRKLSANAIGSASKRAKKDSSSSDSSSSEDTKPQTKKSLTEKPKPVPPKTAAKRPRKSSSSSSSSSSSDESKKKSVQNKKIPKTNSKSITKKQASSSSSSSSSDSDTKDKSKTQAVKVTAKKPPVKPTATKQKASQDTESSSEDSDSDSEDETVQTKSTSKQTPAIVAGAKKPSAPKAKAKSSSSSDSESDSSEDTKKTAPKSATASKPPGKPPVTSKISVKPAATSKAPGKAVAPESSSSDSDSDSSEDEPKKATQKPAVKPVATAKAPAKPTVTSKTPGKAAAASSSSDSDSDSSEDEPKKTTQKPAAKTAATSKAPIKTPGAIKTPVKTVAESSSDSDSDSSEDEPKKTTQKPAAKTASTSKTPIKTPGAIKTPVKTVAESSSDSDSDSSEDEPKKTTQKPAAKTASTSKTPIKTPGAIKTPVKTVAESSSDSDSDSSEDEPKETTSKAVVKTVATAKPPVKAAVASKTPVKAAAADSSSDSDSDSSDDEVKIVPQKSTAKTAATLKTPGNAPVASKPPAKSTAAKSSSSDSDSDSSEDEPKKATGKPTANAAVASKTPVKTAAATKAPAKATAGDSSSSDSDSDSSDDEPKKTAQTPSAKATTAASKTPVKAAESSSDSDSDSSDDEPQKTTTKPTAKTPAISKTPGKAVVASKTPGKAAVASKPPGKSAVASKPPGKSAVASKPPGKAVVASKTAKKTETESSSDSDSDSSDDEVKTVPQKSTAKTAATLKTPIKTAVASKPPAKSTAAKSSSSDSDSDSSEDEPKKATGKPTANAAVASKTPVKTAAATKAPAKATTAGDSSSSDSDSDSSDDEPKKTAQMPSAKAAAATATSKPPVKAAENSSSSDSDSDSSDEPKKTAVTSKSPVKPAVASKTPTKPAVASKTPGKAAASDSSSDSDSDSSEDEPKKATQKPAAKTTAVAKSPVKVASKISGKVAESSSDSDSDSSEDEPKKTTQKPPAKGGVASKSPAKTGPSTKATAADSSSSDSDSDSSSEDEQKKTAQKPSAKTVPTSKSPVKAAVASKVPKAAASSDSSSSDSDSDSSEDNKPKKAPVSQTVKLSLKSKPMAAKAASSTSRSPSSEDEATTKVGAVKSPFTSKLPVASKSSQSPTSKSEKSCSDTNSYHKSDSSDSDSSSVVEIVTKNVPSQNPPVSAISSHTSESLQNKITSKHKGLSNEPSNSKSVSSETNSSSGEDDNDIPISQKHTPVSVLRTLTNSEDKTLEQKKELNKSSLENTNDISIKTLLFQSTPISKNVNVQDSSSDSNSSSEEDSKKCSLSKNIPSQLKKASAMQNGKISSGSSNSPEITVIEDSQIALETSGLASKKDSSSSSDDSDSSSDNDPIPPSQTPNAVLQLSNGMLQPNTPSVTPVSHKKTPVNGMHKSTPFRRVISENIEIDPRLRDNSFEAKRGASGSWGAKANDKLKFTRGKGFRQQKTKNKRGSYKGGQIDMTVNSIKFD; this comes from the exons ctCTGCTCCAGGTAACAAACGAAAACTCAGTGCCAATGCAATTGGTTCGGCTTCAAAGAGGGCTAAGAAAGACTCCAGCTCATCAGATTCCAG ttCTAGTGAGGACACAAAACCACAAACTAAGAAATCCTTGACAGAGAAGCCAAAACCTGTGCCACCTAAAACAGCTGCAAAACGACCCCGAAAAtcaagcagcagtagtagtagcagcagcagctctgATGAATCAAAGAAGAAATCAGTTCAGAATAAAAAGATCCCTAAAACTAACTCCAAGTCTATTACTAAAAAACAAGCTagttcctcctcatcatcatcctcttcagaCAGTGATACAAAAGACAAAAGCAAGACTCAGGCAGTAAAAGTGACAGCTAAAAAACCCCCTGTGAAACCAACAGCTACCAAGCAAAAAGCATCTCAAGACACAGAATCCTCTTCAGAAGATTCCGACAGTGATTCTGAAGATGAAACAGTTCAAACTAAATCTACATCCAAACAAACGCCTGCAATTGTTGCCGGTGCAAAGAAGCCAAGCGCACCAAAAGCTAAGGCAAAATCTTCATCCTCTTCAGATTCAGAGAGTGATTCTTCAGAAGATACAAAGAAAACTGCACCGAAGTCAGCAACTGCTTCAAAACCACCAGGAAAGCCACCAGTTACTTCAAAAATATCGGTAAAGCCAGCAGCTACTTCAAAAGCGCCAGGGAAAGCAGTGGCACCAGAATCATCATCTTCTGATTCTGATAGTGATTCCTCAGAGGATGAACCAAAGAAGGCAACACAGAAGCCTGCTGTCAAGCCAGTTGCCACTGCAAAAGCACCGGCAAAGCCAACTGTTACTTCAAAAACTCCAGGTAAAGCAGCAGCAGCGTCAAGCTCATCTGATTCGGACAGTGATTCTTCGGAAGATGAACCAAAGAAGACCACACAGAAACCAGCTGCCAAGACAGCAGCTACTTCAAAAGCGCCAATTAAAACACCTGGCGCTATTAAAACTCCAGTAAAAACAGTAGCAGAATCATCTTCTGATTCGGACAGTGATTCTTCGGAAGATGAACCAAAGAAGACCACGCAGAAACCAGCTGCCAAGACAGCATCTACTTCAAAAACGCCAATTAAAACACCTGGCGCTATTAAAACTCCAGTAAAAACAGTAGCAGAATCCTCTTCTGATTCAGACAGTGATTCTTCGGAAGATGAACCAAAGAAGACCACACAGAAACCAGCTGCCAAGACAGCATCTACTTCAAAAACGCCAATTAAAACACCTGGCGCTATTAAAACTCCAGTAAAAACAGTAGCAGAATCCTCTTCTGATTCGGACAGTGATTCCTCAGAGGATGAACCGAAGGAGACCACATCAAAAGCAGTTGTCAAAACAGTGGCTACTGCAAAACCACCAGTAAAGGCAGCCGTTGCTTCTAAAACCCCAGTAAAAGCAGCCGCTGCTGACTCCTCTTCTGATTCGGACAGTGATTCATCAGATGATGAGGTGAAAATAGTCCCTCAGAAGTCCACTGCCAAAACAGCAGCCACTTTAAAAACACCGGGAAACGCACCTGTTGCTTCAAAGCCACCGGCAAAATCCACAGCAGCAAAATCTTCATCCTCCGACTCGGACAGTGACTCCTCAGAAGATGAGCCAAAGAAAGCTACTGGAAAGCCCACTGCCAATGCTGCAGTTGCTTCAAAAACTCCagttaaaactgctgctgctacaaaagCTCCGGCAAAAGCAACAGCAGGAGACTCCTCATCTTCTGACTCAGACAGTGATTCCTCTGATGATGAGCCGAAGAAAACCGCCCAGACGCCTTCTGCCAAAGCAACAACAGCTGCTTCAAAAACCCCAGTAAAGGCAGCGGAAAGTTCATCTGACTCAGACAGTGATTCCTCAGATGATGAGCCACAGAAAACCACTACAAAACCCACAGCCAAAACACCAGCTATTTCAAAAACCCCAGGAAAAGCTGTAGTTGCTTCAAAAACCCCAGGAAAAGCTGCAGTTGCTTCAAAACCCCCAGGAAAATCTGCAGTTGCTTCAAAACCCCCAGGAAAATCTGCAGTTGCTTCAAAACCCCCAGGAAAAGCTGTAGTAGCTTCAAAAACCGCAAAAAAGACTGAAACTGAGTCATCATCTGACTCTGATAGTGATTCATCAGATGATGAGGTGAAAACAGTCCCTCAGAAGTCCACTGCCAAAACAGCAGCCACTTTAAAAACCCCAATTAAAACAGCAGTTGCTTCAAAGCCACCGGCAAAATCCACAGCAGCAAAATCTTCATCCTCCGACTCGGACAGTGACTCCTCAGAAGATGAGCCAAAGAAAGCTACTGGAAAGCCCACTGCCAATGCTGCAGTTGCTTCAAAAACTCCagttaaaactgctgctgctacaaaagctccagcaaaagcaacaacagcaggagATTCCTCATCTTCTGACTCAGACAGTGATTCCTCTGACGATGAGCCGAAGAAAACCGCCCAGATGCCTTCTgccaaagcagcagcagcaacagctacTTCAAAGCCACcagtaaaagcagcagaaaactcTTCATCTTCTGACTCAGACAGTGACTCTTCAGATGAGCCAAAGAAAACAGCAGTTACTTCAAAATCTCCAGTTAAA CCAGCAGTTGCTTCAAAGACCCCCACAAAGCCAGCAGTTGCTTCAAAGACCCCAGGAAAAGCAGCAGCCTCAGACTCATCTTCTGATTCAGACAGTGATTCCTCAGAAGATGAACCAAAGAAAGCCACACAGAAACCTGCAGCCAAAACAACAGCAGTTGCAAAATCGCCGGTAAAAGTTGCTTCGAAAATTTCAGGAAAAGTTGCAGAATCATCTTCTGACTCAGACAGTGATTCCTCAGAAGATGAACCaaagaaaacaacacaaaaacctCCTGCTAAAGGTGGAGTTGCTTCGAAATCCCCAGCTAAAACTGGTCCCTCTACAAAAGCCACGGCGGCTGATTCCTCATCTTCTGACTCAGACAGTGATTCCTCATCAGAAGACGAGCAAAAGAAAACTGCACAAAAGCCCAGTGCAAAAACAGTGCCCACTTCAAAATCGCCTGTGAAAGCAGCAGTTGCTTCAAAAGTCCCAAAGGCTGCAGCTTCATCAGACTCTTCGTCTTCTGACTCAGACAGTGATTCTTCAGAGGATAACAAACCCAAGAAAGCTCCAGTGTCCCAGACTGTCAAGCTTTCGCTAAAGAGTAAGCCCATGGCTGCTAAGGCAGCATCTTCTACATCTCGTAGCCCTTCATCTGAAGATGAAGCTACCACAAAAGTAGGTGCTGTAAAATCTCCCTTTACCTCTAAGTTGCCAGTTGCTTCAAAGTCCTCTCAGTCTCCAACTTCTAAATCTGAAAAAAGCTGTTCAGACACAAATTCTTACCATAAATCAGACAGTTCAGACAGTGATTCTTCTTCGGTAGTTGAAATAGTAACAAAAAATGTTCCAAGCCAAAATCCTCCTGTTAGTGCTATTTCTTCTCACACCTCAGAAtctcttcaaaataaaataacatctAAACACAAAGGTTTGTCGAATGAGCCAAGCAACTCAAAATCAGTTTCTTCTGAAACAAATTCCAGTTCTGGTGAGGATGATAATGACATTCCTATAAGTCAAAAACACACTCCGGTGTCAGTGCTTAGAACTTTGACCAATTCAGAAGATAAAACGttggaacaaaagaaagaactgaACAAAAGTAGTTTAGAAAATACTAATGATATATCTATCAAAACTCTATTATTTCAATCCACTCCCATATCTAAGAATGTCAATGTGCAAGACAGCAGCTCAGACAGTAATTCTAGTTCAGAGGAAGATTCTAAAAAGTGTTCACTAAGTAAAAACATACCCAGTCAGCTTAAGAAAGCTTCAGCGATGCAAAATGGTAAGATTAGTTCTGGAAGTAGTAATTCTCCTGAGATAACAGTTATTGAGGATTCTCAAATTGCATTGGAGACATCTGGGTTAGCAAGTAAGAAGGATTCTTCTAGCAGTAGTGATGATTCTGATTCTTCATCGGACAACGATCCCATTCCGCCATCTCAAACCCCAAATGCCGTACTACAGCTGAGTAACGGCATGTTGCAACCGAATACTCCATCAGTGACCCCTGTGTCTCATAAAAAAACACCTGTTAACGGTATG CATAAATCAACTCCTTTCCGGCGAGTGATATCTGAGAATATAGAAATTGATCCTAGACTTCGAGACAATTCCTTTGAAGCAAAG aGAGGCGCCTCTGGATCCTGGGGAGCGAAAGCCAATGACAAGCTGAAATTCACTCGTGGTAAAGGTTTCCGCCAACAAAAGACCAAGAACAAACGGGGTAGTTACAAAGGTGGCCAAATTGACATGACTGTCAATTCTATAAAATTTGACTAA